One window of the Streptomyces sp. ITFR-21 genome contains the following:
- the glmS gene encoding glutamine--fructose-6-phosphate transaminase (isomerizing) — translation MCGIVGYIGRRDVAPLLLEGLQRLEYRGYDSAGIVIAGKSGDLRTVKAKGRVRELEARIPKRFAGTTGIAHTRWATHGAPSDENAHPHLDAEEKVAVVHNGIIDNASELRVRLMAEGTVFSSETDTEVLAHLIARSPAETLEQKVSEALRAIEGTFGIAVLHKDFPDRIVAARNGSPVVLGIGEKEMFVASDVAALVAHTRQVVTLGDGEMATLKADDFRTYTTEGSRTTATPTTVEWEAESYDMGGHETYMHKEITEQAEAVDRVLRGRIDDKFATVHLGGLNLEPGEARRVRRIKILGCGTSYHAGQIGAGLIEELARIPADAEPASEFRYRNPVVDPDTLYVAVSQSGETYDVLAAVQELKRKGARVLGVVNVVGSAIAREADGGTYVHAGPEVCVVSTKCFTNTVVAFALLALHLGRIRDLSVADGKRIIAGLRRLPGQIDEILRSEPEIKVLAKQYADARSMLFIGRVRGYPVAREASLKLKEVSYIHAEAYPASELKHGPLALIDPSMPTVAIVPDDELLEKNRAALEEIKARSGRILAVAHQEQEKADDTIVVPKNEDELDPILMGIPLQLFAYHTALALGRDIDKPRNLAKSVTVE, via the coding sequence ATGTGCGGAATCGTCGGCTACATCGGCAGGCGCGACGTGGCGCCGCTGCTGCTGGAGGGCCTCCAGCGGCTGGAGTACCGGGGCTACGACTCGGCCGGCATCGTCATCGCCGGCAAGTCGGGCGACCTGCGGACCGTGAAGGCCAAGGGCCGGGTCCGCGAGCTGGAGGCCCGGATCCCCAAGCGGTTCGCCGGCACCACCGGCATCGCCCACACCCGGTGGGCCACCCACGGCGCCCCGAGCGACGAGAACGCCCACCCGCACCTGGACGCCGAGGAGAAGGTCGCGGTGGTCCACAACGGGATCATCGACAACGCCTCCGAGCTGCGGGTCCGGCTGATGGCCGAGGGCACCGTCTTCAGCTCGGAGACCGACACCGAGGTGCTCGCCCACCTGATCGCCCGCTCCCCCGCCGAGACGCTGGAGCAGAAGGTCAGCGAGGCGCTGCGCGCCATCGAGGGCACCTTCGGCATCGCGGTGCTGCACAAGGACTTCCCGGACCGGATCGTGGCCGCCCGCAACGGCTCCCCGGTGGTGCTGGGCATCGGCGAGAAGGAGATGTTCGTCGCCTCGGACGTCGCCGCGCTGGTCGCCCACACCCGCCAGGTCGTCACCCTGGGGGACGGCGAGATGGCCACCCTCAAGGCCGACGACTTCCGCACGTACACCACCGAGGGCTCCCGTACCACCGCCACGCCGACCACCGTGGAGTGGGAGGCCGAGTCGTACGACATGGGCGGTCATGAGACGTACATGCACAAGGAGATCACCGAGCAGGCCGAGGCAGTGGACCGGGTGCTGCGCGGCCGGATCGACGACAAGTTCGCCACCGTGCACCTGGGCGGGCTGAACCTGGAGCCGGGCGAGGCCCGCCGGGTGCGGCGGATCAAGATCCTCGGCTGCGGCACCAGCTACCACGCCGGCCAGATCGGCGCCGGGCTGATCGAGGAGCTGGCCCGTATCCCGGCCGACGCCGAGCCCGCGTCGGAGTTCCGCTACCGCAACCCCGTGGTGGACCCGGACACGCTGTACGTGGCGGTGTCGCAGTCCGGTGAGACGTACGACGTGCTGGCCGCGGTGCAGGAGCTCAAGCGCAAGGGCGCGCGGGTGCTGGGCGTGGTCAACGTGGTGGGGTCGGCGATCGCCCGCGAGGCGGACGGCGGCACGTATGTGCACGCCGGGCCCGAGGTGTGCGTGGTGTCCACCAAGTGCTTCACCAACACGGTGGTGGCCTTCGCGCTGCTGGCCCTGCACCTGGGCCGGATCCGCGACCTGTCGGTGGCCGACGGCAAGCGGATCATCGCCGGCCTGCGCCGGCTGCCGGGCCAGATCGACGAGATCCTGCGGTCGGAACCGGAGATCAAGGTGCTGGCCAAGCAGTACGCGGACGCCAGGTCGATGCTGTTCATCGGGCGGGTACGCGGCTACCCGGTGGCCCGCGAGGCGTCGTTGAAGCTCAAGGAGGTCAGCTACATCCACGCCGAGGCGTACCCGGCCTCCGAGCTCAAGCACGGGCCGCTGGCGCTGATCGACCCGTCCATGCCGACGGTGGCGATCGTGCCGGACGACGAGCTGCTGGAGAAGAACCGGGCGGCGCTGGAGGAGATCAAGGCGCGCAGCGGCCGTATCCTCGCCGTCGCCCACCAGGAGCAGGAGAAGGCCGATGACACGATCGTCGTACCGAAGAACGAGGACGAGCTGGACCCGATCCTGATGGGCATCCCGCTCCAGCTCTTCGCCTACCACACGGCGCTGGCGCTCGGCCGGGACATCGACAAGCCGCGCAACCTGGCGAAGTCGGTCACCGTGGAGTAG
- a CDS encoding universal stress protein: protein MAGHEFPEPADGRPLADATALPEPALAARHACDPAFRHGVVVGFDGSVSSERALSYAVGMARRTGSALIIVHVANRLPATVWAGCEPPVFVDVPDHRTELLGLELACADHLAEISWVLVERGGDICHELEEVGREYEADAIVVGGTHGLVGRIFGSVAGRLARRAQRPVVVIP from the coding sequence ATGGCCGGTCATGAGTTTCCCGAACCCGCCGACGGCAGGCCGCTGGCCGATGCGACGGCGCTGCCCGAGCCGGCCCTGGCCGCGCGGCACGCCTGCGACCCGGCCTTCCGGCACGGTGTCGTGGTGGGGTTCGACGGTTCGGTGTCCAGTGAGCGCGCCCTCTCCTACGCGGTCGGCATGGCCCGCAGGACCGGATCGGCGCTGATCATCGTGCATGTGGCCAACAGGCTGCCGGCCACCGTGTGGGCCGGCTGCGAGCCACCGGTCTTCGTGGACGTGCCCGACCACCGCACCGAGCTGCTCGGCCTGGAGCTGGCCTGCGCGGACCATCTCGCCGAGATCTCCTGGGTGCTGGTGGAGCGCGGCGGCGACATCTGCCACGAACTGGAGGAAGTCGGCCGGGAGTACGAGGCCGACGCGATCGTGGTCGGCGGTACGCACGGCCTGGTCGGCCGGATCTTCGGCTCGGTGGCCGGCCGGCTGGCCCGCCGGGCGCAAAGGCCGGTCGTGGTCATCCCGTAG